The following are encoded in a window of Massilia sp. R2A-15 genomic DNA:
- a CDS encoding HlyD family secretion protein — MKAIVLLACLLAAGCARHADDFIPGYAEGEYVRVASPIAGTLAKVYVKAGDKVAADAPAFVLEQESERAERAEAQSRVQRAQSQLADVRKGKRPDELAAARAQLAQAQADLALSTAALARQQKLIDAHFIAPAQLDVARSAVARDQARVNELRAQLRVAQLGARSDEIDAAAQDQKAAEAQLAQASWKVDQKVRRIPQAGDVTEVFYREGELVPAGSPVVSMLPPENIKARFFVTEPVVGSLALGQQVSLRCDGCGDPIPATITFIARSAEFTSPVIYSKENRASLVFLVEARPAAQQARRLHPGQPLEVRLGARAP; from the coding sequence ATGAAAGCGATCGTGTTACTGGCTTGCCTGCTGGCCGCGGGCTGCGCGCGCCACGCCGACGACTTCATTCCCGGCTACGCGGAAGGCGAATATGTGCGCGTCGCCTCGCCGATCGCCGGCACGCTGGCGAAGGTGTACGTGAAGGCCGGCGACAAGGTGGCGGCCGACGCGCCGGCCTTCGTGCTGGAGCAGGAGTCCGAGCGCGCCGAACGCGCTGAGGCGCAATCGCGCGTGCAGCGCGCGCAGTCGCAGCTGGCCGATGTCCGCAAAGGCAAGCGGCCCGACGAACTGGCGGCGGCGCGTGCGCAACTGGCGCAGGCGCAGGCAGATCTCGCCCTGTCCACGGCGGCGCTGGCGCGCCAGCAGAAACTGATCGACGCGCACTTCATCGCGCCGGCCCAACTCGATGTGGCGCGTTCCGCGGTAGCGCGCGACCAGGCGCGCGTGAACGAGCTTCGCGCGCAGCTCCGCGTGGCGCAGCTGGGCGCGCGCAGCGACGAGATCGACGCCGCAGCGCAGGACCAGAAGGCAGCCGAAGCACAGCTTGCGCAAGCCAGCTGGAAGGTAGACCAGAAAGTGCGGCGTATTCCGCAAGCCGGCGACGTGACGGAGGTGTTCTACCGCGAGGGCGAGCTGGTGCCCGCCGGCAGCCCGGTGGTCAGCATGCTCCCGCCGGAGAACATCAAGGCGCGCTTCTTCGTGACCGAGCCGGTGGTCGGCTCGCTCGCGTTGGGCCAGCAGGTGTCGCTGCGCTGCGACGGCTGCGGCGATCCGATACCAGCAACGATCACCTTCATCGCGCGCAGCGCCGAATTCACCTCGCCGGTCATCTACAGCAAGGAGAACCGCGCCAGCCTGGTGTTCCTGGTCGAGGCGCGTCCCGCCGCGCAACAGGCGCGCCGGCTGCATCCGGGCCAGCCGCTGGAAGTGCGCCTCGGCGCGCGGGCGCCATGA
- a CDS encoding branched-chain amino acid ABC transporter substrate-binding protein, which yields MRCSPALIALALVAAQSAHAQQEVKIGSAMPLSGPSAHLGKDTENGSRLAVEDLNAKGATIDGKKVKWVLLAEDDAGDPKQGTAVAQKLVDAGVVGVVGHLNSGTTVPASKIYHSAGIPQITPSATTPLYTHQGFKSAFRVVANDYMVGGTLARYSVGTLKATRIAVIDDRTTFGQGLADEFVKGVKNAGGAAKIVSRQFTNDKATDFNAILTQIRAQRPEVIFFGGMDAVAGPMLKQMKALGVDAKFVSGDGVCSDKLSVLAGDAVGEDKVTCAKAGGVSGEQEAVLDAFARRFAQRFQAQPENYSPYAYDAVMALAAAMQEAKSSDPAKYLPVLAKIRYQGVTGAIAFDPNGDLRDAALTLYTYRNGKKTKLKVVR from the coding sequence ATGCGTTGTTCCCCAGCCCTGATTGCCCTTGCCCTCGTCGCCGCCCAATCGGCCCACGCCCAGCAGGAAGTGAAAATCGGCAGCGCGATGCCGCTGTCTGGCCCAAGCGCCCACCTCGGCAAGGACACCGAAAACGGCTCGCGCCTGGCGGTCGAGGACCTCAACGCGAAGGGCGCCACGATCGACGGCAAGAAAGTCAAATGGGTGCTGTTGGCGGAAGATGATGCCGGTGATCCGAAGCAGGGCACGGCCGTCGCGCAGAAGCTGGTCGACGCAGGCGTGGTAGGCGTGGTCGGCCACCTCAATTCAGGCACCACAGTGCCGGCGTCGAAGATTTACCACAGCGCCGGCATACCCCAGATAACGCCGTCCGCCACCACGCCGTTGTACACCCATCAGGGTTTCAAGTCGGCGTTCCGGGTGGTCGCCAACGACTATATGGTGGGCGGCACGCTGGCGCGCTATTCGGTCGGCACGCTGAAGGCCACGCGCATCGCCGTCATCGACGACCGCACCACCTTCGGCCAGGGACTCGCCGACGAATTCGTCAAGGGCGTGAAAAACGCGGGCGGCGCGGCGAAGATCGTCAGCCGCCAGTTCACCAACGACAAGGCGACCGACTTCAACGCCATCCTGACCCAGATCCGCGCCCAGCGTCCCGAGGTGATTTTCTTTGGCGGGATGGACGCGGTGGCCGGCCCCATGCTCAAGCAGATGAAAGCGCTCGGCGTGGATGCCAAGTTCGTGTCCGGCGACGGCGTTTGCTCCGATAAGCTCTCCGTGCTGGCCGGCGACGCTGTCGGCGAGGACAAGGTCACCTGCGCCAAGGCGGGCGGCGTGAGCGGCGAACAGGAAGCGGTGCTCGACGCCTTCGCCAGGCGCTTTGCGCAGCGCTTCCAGGCACAACCGGAAAACTATTCGCCTTACGCCTACGATGCAGTAATGGCGCTCGCCGCCGCGATGCAGGAGGCCAAATCGTCCGATCCCGCGAAATACCTGCCGGTGCTGGCGAAGATCAGGTATCAAGGCGTGACCGGCGCCATCGCCTTCGACCCCAACGGCGACCTGCGCGACGCCGCGCTGACGCTGTACACCTACCGCAACGGCAAGAAGACCAAGCTAAAGGTAGTGCGCTAG
- a CDS encoding ABC transporter permease gives MNRARLLAILIKEFLQLKRDRLTFAMMVGVPIMQLVLFGYAINTDPRALPTAVLAADDSAFSRSLAAGLENSGYFRITQRPRSSAQANRLLETGEVQFVLEIPAGFARQLERGEHPAILFAADATDPAASGAALAALAGIGRQVLAHDAQGALAHLQPGDMPYEIRVQRRYNPEGLARYNIVPGLIGVILTMTMVMMTGLAMTRERERGTMENLLATPARPIEVMIGKIAPYIGIGYVQVTVVLVAARLLFDVPMIGSYALLSAALILFMAANLAVGFTFSTIAKSQLQAMQLTFFFFLPSMLLSGFMFPFRGMPRWAQMIGEVLPLTHFLRIVRGIMLKGNGLAEIAPHLWPIALFMLVAGTVAMVSYRKTLD, from the coding sequence ATGAACCGGGCGCGCCTGCTGGCCATCCTGATCAAGGAATTCCTGCAGCTGAAGCGGGACCGGCTGACGTTCGCGATGATGGTCGGGGTGCCGATCATGCAGCTGGTGCTGTTCGGGTACGCGATCAATACCGATCCGCGGGCGCTGCCGACGGCGGTGCTGGCGGCGGACGACAGCGCGTTCTCGCGCAGCCTGGCCGCGGGACTGGAGAACTCGGGCTACTTCCGCATCACGCAGCGCCCTCGCAGCAGCGCGCAGGCCAACCGGCTGCTTGAAACCGGGGAGGTGCAGTTCGTGCTCGAGATTCCGGCAGGCTTCGCGCGCCAGCTGGAACGTGGCGAGCATCCGGCGATCCTGTTCGCCGCCGATGCGACCGATCCGGCGGCATCCGGCGCCGCGCTGGCCGCGCTGGCGGGCATCGGCCGGCAGGTGCTGGCGCACGATGCGCAGGGCGCGCTGGCGCATCTGCAGCCGGGCGACATGCCGTACGAGATCCGGGTGCAGCGCCGCTACAACCCGGAAGGACTGGCGCGCTACAACATCGTGCCGGGACTGATCGGCGTGATCCTGACAATGACGATGGTGATGATGACGGGGTTGGCGATGACGCGCGAACGCGAGCGCGGCACGATGGAGAATTTACTGGCGACGCCGGCGCGGCCGATCGAGGTCATGATCGGCAAGATCGCGCCGTACATCGGCATCGGTTATGTGCAGGTGACGGTGGTGCTGGTCGCCGCGCGCCTGCTGTTTGACGTGCCGATGATCGGCAGCTACGCGCTGCTGTCGGCGGCGCTGATCCTGTTCATGGCGGCGAACCTGGCGGTGGGGTTCACGTTTTCCACGATCGCCAAAAGCCAGCTGCAGGCGATGCAGCTGACGTTCTTCTTTTTCCTGCCGTCGATGCTGCTGTCGGGGTTCATGTTCCCGTTTCGCGGGATGCCGAGATGGGCGCAGATGATCGGGGAGGTGCTGCCGCTGACGCATTTCCTGCGCATCGTGCGGGGGATTATGTTGAAGGGGAATGGGCTGGCGGAGATCGCGCCGCATCTGTGGCCGATCGCGCTGTTCATGCTCGTGGCGGGGACGGTGGCGATGGTTAGCTACCGCAAGACGCTGGACTGA
- a CDS encoding FmdB family zinc ribbon protein, which translates to MPIYAYRCDECGFAKDVLQKISDPVLTVCPSCAKPAFKKQLTAAGFQLKGTGWYATDFRGGGAGPSTGTATGPAASTTPAAPAASDSAPAAPATPTADSKS; encoded by the coding sequence ATGCCGATTTACGCCTACCGCTGCGATGAATGCGGGTTTGCCAAGGATGTGTTGCAAAAAATCTCCGACCCGGTGCTGACCGTTTGCCCGTCGTGCGCCAAGCCTGCGTTCAAGAAGCAGCTCACCGCCGCCGGCTTCCAGCTCAAGGGCACCGGCTGGTACGCGACCGATTTCCGTGGCGGCGGCGCCGGGCCATCGACCGGCACCGCCACCGGCCCGGCAGCAAGCACAACCCCGGCCGCGCCCGCAGCGAGCGACAGCGCACCGGCCGCGCCAGCCACGCCGACGGCCGACAGCAAGTCCTGA